From the genome of Halichoerus grypus chromosome X, mHalGry1.hap1.1, whole genome shotgun sequence:
CCTAAGCCTGGGCATTGGTCCCATGGGCATTATTTAGCTTCCTGTTGGCCCTCAGGCCTGCAGGGTTCTCTGAACACTGGCCtagggacattttaaaaaaataggtaggCTTCCTTAACAGTGAAAGCTCAGAACTGTATACATAGCATGGAGAATGGGTAAGGGGATAGAAAATGGAGGTTGGGCATCACATTTGAGCTTACATTGTGCTAGAGGCCAGATTGGTATCACCATGCTTGAGTTTGCCATCCAGCGCCAGGCCCTGTTTCTGGCAGTTGGCAGCCAGGAGCGGGGTTACTGCGAAGCTCTTAGAGAAGCTGGAGTTAGCAGCTATAGTCTCCcttcaaaaggagaaaagaacttAGGCAAGGCTTGCCAGTTAAGTGTACTTTCATTCCCAAGACTGTCTTGCACAATTCCACAAACCTACTGGAGTATCCAAGAGAGCGGGCATGTCCCGACTGTGGAGAGTGGGAGCAATTCACTCCAGTGGGAAATCCTTATGCCCCTGACCTCTCTCAGCATTTTGATGGTCCTCTTGTGGGTATCCGCCCTCTGGTTCTCCTGGGAATCCCTCCCCTCCTCTACACCAGCCCTCACCTTGACCTTCCTCAGTCCTGGGTTCTtagccttttccttctttccccaaccccctcctttGCCTCCAGTCCCCGACCCTTTTCCCACCAACCCACCCCTTGGCTCTCTGACCCCAGCCCCGGTGCCAACTCACGTGAACTCCTGAATGAACACGGTCTTGGTGTACTTGTCTAAGGAATACAGGACAACATCTGTGATCTGGTCAACTGAACAGCCAGGAAAAGCACATGACTATAATCAATCAGTCATCCTCAAGACTCCAACTCACTGCCCTCAGATGTGACCTGATACATGGGTACACTATGCATGGTGCACTAAGATGTGCTTGTGGGCAAACAGAGATAGGCCCTTAGATAAGCCTGCATTAGAGAGAAGGTCTAGATGAATGCAGACTGGGTAAGTGGGGCAGAGATTTGGAAAAAGACCCGCGGATTAGGGACCGGTGCAGGGGGAATAGGAAAAGAAGCTCACttgaaatcttgatttttttgatGACCTTGTTGGTGCAGTTGTTGATAGAAACATTGACAAAGATGGGTTTGCCATGGTAGTGAacctgaagcagggggagaggctcATCACAAGGTTGGAGGGAGAACCCCCAGATCAAGACCTAGAATTCTTGTTTCCTTAGCACTGTTGCCGCCCTGGCTTCCGTCTCTGTCTACCCAAGTAGGAAATCAGTGAAGGATCGGGGTTTCGGAGGGGTTTCAGGGTAAGGGGTCAGGAAGTGGGGGTCACAAACCTCCCTGTCCATCCAGGCCTGCAGCTGTAGGGGCTGAGCTGACAGAAGGAAGCGGTGGGTAGTCTGGGCACAGGGGCCAGGGCCTGGCTCCGTGGGTGCAAACTGTATTTTCCGAACCACCAGCCGCACGGAGTCTCTGAGTAGAGGCCAAGAGGTTAGCCAGAACATCTCCTTGGGGACTCACAGACCTTTTCCATGCCAACCCCATGGCCCGGTCcttgcttggggtgggggtgggtggaggtggggtaaAGCCTCCCCCCAGAGAATTCCTCTAGACCGTCAATGGAGGTATCCAGACCATGGGTCAGCGCACGATGGCtcactggccaaatctggcctgctgcctgtttttggaTGGCCCACAAGCTGAGAAcggttattgcatttttaaatggttgaaaaaagtcaaagtacgataatatttcatgacatgtggaaattatataaaattcaaattttagtgtctataaataaagttgtattggaAGACAGCCcagctcattcatttacatactgtctgtggctgctttcacactacaatggcagagttgagtagttgcaaccgAAACTACAGGGCTGGCAAAGccgaaatatttattttttggcccTTTCCAGAGAAGTTGGCTGACTGCCCTGGAGCAAGGAAGAGAAGCCAGAGGGGAATCAGAGCTGGACCTCTGAGTCGGTGGCGACGGTACTGGGGAGGTTACAAGCAGGGCTCTTTCTGTCCTGAGACTGAGATGTGTTTCCTAGCACAGACTGGAGGCAGGGATTTTGGAGAGGACCAAAGACTACCTCTTGGAGATTTTCTCCTCCAGATTTTCAGCACAGAAACTCTTCACTTCAAAATCAATCCCACAGGCCTGCAAGGGGGCAGGGGCAAAGAGAGAACTCATTTCCAACTAGCCTCTCCTCTTGGGTCTCTAAGGAAATGCCTGACCCCATCCTTTAGCTATCCGTTTCTCCAGTCTTGTCCCTTTGTCCCCCTGTCCCTCTTCCTGGCActatttctccctctttctcggAACCCAGACCTCACCTTCCCTGCATCTTCAGGCCCTGGCTGCAGTGTCACCGAACAGGGGAGGTTAACAGCCATCTGGGGGATCAGAAAGAGGTCAGCAAACAGGAGAAATAGCGCCccccttcctttgtttttcctctttagcTTCGCCTCTTAATCTCCCCTGGAAACCTTGCccaggactggggggaggggtcagTACCTGCAGGGTAAAGGGGTAGGCATTGTCCCCCAGCTTTTGCAGCAGTCGCTCCTGTAGGACTGTGAGGGACCCTTGGGGGCTGGTGGACTCAGGTGGGAACACTTGCTGCACCTGTACGTACAGATCTTTGCGGAATGTCAGACCAATCACATCCAAGTCATCGTGGCCATAGCGGAAGGCACATGTCAACGTGACAAACACTGCAGgcaaaggaggaagagagtgaCCTGTCATGCCCAAGGGAGAAAAGAAGTTCTTAAATGGCTCagaggaagacacagaaagacaagggAATATGATTGAAACCATATGGCCATGAAGAAAAGGATTAATACATTAGACTACAGtaaaatttaaatcttctttaCATTAGGAGTCTTTATAAACAACGAAACAAGCAAaagcctgggagaaaatatttgcaacatgcATAGCAAACAAAAGTTTAGCCTTCctaacctgaaactaatgaacgttgtgtgtcaactatacttcaataaaaaagctTCACATTTgtcatatataaagaactcccgcAAATCAACAGTTTAAAAATCCCAATATAAAAGTGTGCAAAGAGTATGGAGAGGCTCTTCGCAGAAGCACAAAATAGGCCAATGAGATATGAAAACATGGTGGGTCGCCTGGGTgctgcagtcggttaagcatctgactcctggttttggctccggccatgatctcagggtcatgggatcgagccccatgttgggctctgcactcggtgtggagtctgctcgagattctctttccctctccctctgcccctcccccctgcacgctctctctaaaataaataaataataaatctttaaaaaaaggatatgaaaACATGTACAGTCTCATTAGTAATCAGataaatgcagattaaaaccacaatgaaataacaTTTCACACACATCAGAttgtcaaaaaatttaaaagtctgacaATACTAAGGGTTGG
Proteins encoded in this window:
- the ARR3 gene encoding arrestin-C — encoded protein: MPFRRIDSMKRLNINSMAKSSRVYKKTCSNGKLALYLGKRDFVDHVDMVDPIVFVTLTCAFRYGHDDLDVIGLTFRKDLYVQVQQVFPPESTSPQGSLTVLQERLLQKLGDNAYPFTLQMAVNLPCSVTLQPGPEDAGKACGIDFEVKSFCAENLEEKISKRDSVRLVVRKIQFAPTEPGPGPCAQTTHRFLLSAQPLQLQAWMDREVHYHGKPIFVNVSINNCTNKVIKKIKISIDQITDVVLYSLDKYTKTVFIQEFTETIAANSSFSKSFAVTPLLAANCQKQGLALDGKLKHGDTNLASSTILQPGMNKELLGILVSYKVKVNLMVSGGGILGDLIASDVGVELPLILMHPKPTHEAASSEDIVIEEFTRQEHRGEESQEAVAEGDEGS